From a region of the Arenicella xantha genome:
- a CDS encoding hotdog fold domain-containing protein has protein sequence MPSILQRYEQFRRLTGGNFVFSKVVGFSAPFFGKIRPNVIDLRPGYCEVQIKDRWGIRNHLGTINAGALCSLAEMTGGMALDTLVPSNMRWIPRSMTVNYLAKATGIITGVTDLPNSELREGDFVVPVRVNNSAGDTVFTADITFYVSLKK, from the coding sequence ATGCCCTCGATTTTACAACGCTACGAACAGTTTAGACGACTGACTGGCGGCAACTTCGTATTCAGCAAAGTGGTGGGGTTCAGCGCTCCGTTTTTCGGCAAGATCCGCCCGAACGTTATTGATCTTCGCCCCGGTTATTGCGAAGTCCAGATTAAAGACCGCTGGGGTATTCGTAACCACCTCGGTACAATCAACGCTGGCGCATTGTGCTCCTTAGCCGAAATGACCGGCGGTATGGCACTCGACACGCTAGTGCCGAGTAACATGCGCTGGATCCCGCGCAGCATGACGGTAAATTATCTAGCCAAAGCAACGGGAATCATTACTGGGGTCACTGATCTACCGAACAGCGAACTTAGAGAAGGTGACTTTGTGGTACCCGTTCGCGTCAACAATTCTGCCGGCGACACAGTCTTTACTGCTGACATCACATTTTATGTCAGCTTGAAAAAATAA